One window of Quercus robur chromosome 12, dhQueRobu3.1, whole genome shotgun sequence genomic DNA carries:
- the LOC126708391 gene encoding zinc finger BED domain-containing protein RICESLEEPER 2-like, producing MSLREWGIDGIFTLTVDNASSNLTTIKFLQRVTKHWNGTVLGNELMHMRCCAHILNLIVGEGLKEIDASVARVRKAVRYVKSSSNRNQTFRNFMERLGMESKSLLYLDVPTRWNSTYLILEIAEKFEKVFLRMDFEDNGYSSYFRSKEDSGGLGSSCMSDFQNCRAFVTFLRLFYNATKKFSGSLYVTSNAFFDEIFVIQESISHLIKSQNTLLKNTATNMQTKFEKYWGEGDKINLLLYVAVVFDPRKKLRFLKFFFSEIYGNEVGNVMVDKVKALLMKLYTFFCFVNSPNVQEPSGGERTPMVGDASDPYVMVHSRYELFLEAEQSIGCNNEVDKYLVENCDGRRDVNFEVLGWWKDNSNRYPMLSKVAKDVLAVPVSTVASELVFSTGGRIVDPFRSSLSPLMVQNLVCAQNWLQATVPISHRQSRDEVEALEEEFHDLSNMFKF from the coding sequence ATGTCTTTGCGTGAGTGGGGTATTGATGGCATATTCACTTTGACAGTGGATAATGCTAGTTCCAATTTAAccacaattaaatttttacaaaggGTAACAAAACATTGGAATGGGACAGTTTTAGGAAATGAGTTAATGCACATGAGATGTTGTGCCCATATCCTAAATCTCATTGTTGGGGAGggtttgaaagaaattgatgCATCTGTTGCTAGGGTGCGTAAAGCTGTGAGGTATGTGAAGTCCTCATCCAATAGAAATCAAACCTTTAGGAATTTTATGGAGAGGTTAGGTATGGAGTCCAAGAGTCTTCTTTATTTAGATGTACCTACTAGGTGGAACTCAACTTACCTTATATTAGAAATTGCTGAAAAATTCGAGAAAGTATTCCTTAGGATGGACTTTGAAGATAATGGTTATTCATCATATTTTAGGAGTAAGGAAGATAGTGGTGGTTTGGGATCTTCTTGTATGAGTGATTTCCAAAATTGTAGGGCATTTGTGACTTTCTTGAGGCTTTTTTACAATGCAACAAAGAAGTTCTCTGGCTCTTTGTATGTGACCTCAAATGCCTTTTTTGATGAGATCTTTGTTATTCAGGAGAGTATTTCTCATTTAATTAAATCCCAAAATACCCTCTTGAAAAACACAGCCACAAACATGCAAACTAAATTTGAGAAGTACTGGGGGGAAGGTGATAAAATTAATCTTCTTTTGTATGTGGCTGTTGTTTTTGATCCACgaaaaaaattgaggtttttgaagttctttttttctgaaatttatggGAATGAAGTGGGGAATGTGATGGTTGATAAGGTGAAAGCTCTTTTGATGAAGTTGTATacttttttctgttttgttaaTTCCCCAAATGTGCAAGAACCAAGTGGGGGTGAGAGGACACCAATGGTAGGTGATGCAAGTGATCCATATGTAATGGTTCACTCTCGATATGAGCTTTTCTTAGAAGCTGAGCAATctataggttgtaataatgaggTTGACAAGTATTTAGTTGAAAATTGTGATGGTAGAAGGGATGTGAATTTTGAGGTGTTGGGGTGGTGGAAGGACAATTCTAATAGGTACCCAATGTTGTCCAAAGTGGCTAAGGATGTGCTGGCTGTACCAGTTTCGACTGTTGCATCTGAGTTAGTATTCAGCACCGGAGGCCGCATTGTTGATCCATTTCgaagttctctctctcctctcatggTTCAAAACCTTGTATGTGCACAAAATTGGCTTCAAGCCACAGTACCAATTTCTCATCGCCAATCAAGGGATGAGGTTGAGGCATTAGAGGAGGAATTTCATGATTTAAGTAATATGTTTAAATTCTAG